DNA from Desulfomicrobium escambiense DSM 10707:
GGGCACGTGGCGAGATTGAGGCCGATGCCGGCCAGGAGCACGTCCCCCCGCTCCTCGATGAGGATGCCGCCGACCTTGCGGCCGTGCAGCAGAATATCGTTCGGCCATTTGAGCCGCACGGGCACCCCGAGTTCGGCCAGGCCCAGACACAGGACCCAGCCCGTGAGGACGGAAACCATGTTCTGCCACGGCTCCGGGGAGGCGGGCAGGCGCCAGGCCGCGAAGAGGTTGCCCGGCTCCGAGACCCAGTTGCGGCGCAGCTGGCCGCGGCCCGACCACTGGCGCGAGGCCAGGACCGAGTCCCAGACGTCCAGTTCGCCGCGGCGGGCCAGATGCATGGCCACGTCGAGCACGGATGAGCACGGCCCGCAGAGCCAGAATCGTTCGTCCGGCGGCGACGAAGAGATCTCACCCTCACTGAGGAGTTGGGGCGCATCAGGATGCCGTGCGGAAAACGCTTCCGTCACGCAGGGAATCTCGGGGGACCAGAGGATGGGCATGGACGCGCAGGAATCCTAGGACGAGGCCTTCTGCTTTTTCTGCATGAGCAGACGTTTGAGGTCGGACTTGTCCCCAGCCCGGTAGACCTGGACGGGCTGGGTGCGGACCGGCGCGCGGCGCGGGGCGGCCGGGGCGGATTCCGCCAGGGTCCCGGTTTCGGGTTCCTGGAACGTCTCCGCGGTCATGGCCGCGGGGGCGACCGCCACATGCGCCGCGGGCGCAGGCGGACGCAGCGGTTCTGGGCGCGGGGCCATGGCCGGCGTCGGGGGAGTCGGCGCGG
Protein-coding regions in this window:
- a CDS encoding biotin--[acetyl-CoA-carboxylase] ligase, with the translated sequence MPILWSPEIPCVTEAFSARHPDAPQLLSEGEISSSPPDERFWLCGPCSSVLDVAMHLARRGELDVWDSVLASRQWSGRGQLRRNWVSEPGNLFAAWRLPASPEPWQNMVSVLTGWVLCLGLAELGVPVRLKWPNDILLHGRKVGGILIEERGDVLLAGIGLNLATCPDDGAMRRDRACEAAVLGSLTAGMSIFGLWLRLVNFGRVRYSRELSDSTPLEFSQSVERVLAYLGAVVHVSDNRSSVRGVFTGVSPDGGIVLDSQEGRRTLHSGSLRPQE